One window of Chryseobacterium sp. JJR-5R genomic DNA carries:
- the queA gene encoding tRNA preQ1(34) S-adenosylmethionine ribosyltransferase-isomerase QueA: MKTSDFNFDLPAELLAEHPSEHRDEARLMVLDRKTQTIEHKLFKDVVDYFSEEDLFIFNNTKVFPARLYGNKEKTGAKIEVFLLRELDKETRVWDVLVDPARKIRIGNKLFFTEDESLVAEVIDNTTSRGRTLRFLFDGSYEEFRTKLKELGETPLPKYIKRAVEPEDAERYQTIYAKVEGAVAAPTAGLHFSKHLMKKLEIKGINFAEITLHVGLGTFNPIEVEDLSKHKMESEEVFIDEKNADVINKAVDNHRRVCAVGTTTMRALETSVSSNKKISSFHGWTNKFIYPPHDFGVANAMITNFHTPKSTLIMMIAAFAGKEFIMQAYEEAVKEKYKFYSYGDAMLIL; the protein is encoded by the coding sequence ATGAAAACATCAGATTTTAATTTTGATCTTCCTGCGGAATTATTGGCAGAGCACCCGTCAGAACACAGAGACGAAGCCAGGTTAATGGTTTTGGACAGAAAAACCCAGACTATTGAGCATAAGCTGTTCAAGGATGTAGTGGATTATTTCAGTGAGGAAGATTTATTTATCTTTAACAATACCAAGGTGTTCCCTGCCCGTCTGTACGGAAACAAAGAAAAAACAGGAGCCAAAATTGAGGTTTTCCTTTTAAGGGAGCTTGACAAGGAAACCCGTGTATGGGATGTACTGGTAGATCCTGCAAGAAAAATCAGGATCGGAAACAAGTTATTCTTTACCGAAGATGAATCCCTGGTAGCGGAAGTTATTGATAACACCACATCAAGAGGAAGAACACTGAGGTTTTTATTTGACGGTTCTTACGAAGAGTTCAGGACTAAATTAAAAGAATTGGGAGAGACCCCGCTTCCGAAATACATCAAAAGAGCGGTAGAGCCTGAAGATGCGGAAAGATACCAGACCATTTATGCAAAAGTGGAAGGTGCCGTTGCGGCCCCTACTGCCGGACTTCACTTCTCCAAGCACCTGATGAAGAAACTGGAAATCAAAGGAATCAACTTCGCGGAAATTACCCTTCACGTCGGTTTGGGGACGTTCAACCCGATTGAAGTAGAAGATCTTTCCAAACATAAAATGGAGTCCGAAGAAGTATTCATTGATGAGAAAAATGCCGATGTCATCAACAAAGCGGTTGACAACCACAGAAGAGTGTGCGCCGTAGGTACAACCACCATGCGAGCTTTGGAAACTTCGGTATCATCCAACAAGAAGATCTCATCTTTCCATGGCTGGACCAATAAATTCATCTATCCGCCTCATGATTTCGGAGTGGCCAATGCCATGATTACCAACTTCCACACGCCGAAATCTACATTGATCATGATGATTGCCGCGTTTGCCGGAAAAGAATTTATCATGCAGGCCTATGAAGAAGCCGTAAAAGAAAAGTATAAATTCTACTCTTACGGAGATGCAATGCTGATTTTATAA
- a CDS encoding four helix bundle protein, whose amino-acid sequence MKGNDLLTRTFTFGVNCLIFLRTLPNDPESKLIRFQLGKSATSIGANYEESQAGSSKADFRNKVKIALREARESNFRLGILEKLDHYDSEEFKILLKESAELKYILGAIVNNTRP is encoded by the coding sequence ATGAAAGGAAATGATTTACTTACAAGAACTTTTACATTTGGAGTTAATTGTCTTATCTTTTTAAGAACACTTCCAAATGATCCTGAAAGCAAATTAATAAGATTTCAGCTTGGGAAATCAGCGACTTCAATAGGTGCTAATTATGAGGAATCGCAGGCTGGTTCTTCTAAAGCAGATTTCAGAAATAAAGTAAAGATTGCTTTAAGAGAAGCCAGGGAAAGCAATTTCCGGCTGGGGATTCTGGAGAAGCTGGACCATTATGATTCTGAAGAATTTAAAATCTTATTGAAAGAAAGTGCCGAATTGAAGTATATTCTCGGTGCAATAGTTAATAATACCAGGCCTTAA
- the rlmN gene encoding 23S rRNA (adenine(2503)-C(2))-methyltransferase RlmN → MKDIRTLSLDQLKDYFATLGEKPFRAKQVYDWLWSKNLHSIEEMTNLSKSLRERIAEEYTINPVSVDQLQKSTDGTIKNGVKLHDGLLVESVLIPTETRTTACVSSQVGCSLNCEFCATARLKRMRNLEVAEIVDQVALIDSQSKMYFNRPLSNIVFMGMGEPMMNYKNVVEAIRKITQPEGLGMSPRRITVSTSGIPKMIKMLADDDLRVKLALSLHSAIEAKRNEIMPFSDKFPLTEIMEALQYWYQKTGSVVTFEYCVWKDINDKDEDIKALIRYCKQIPSKVNLIQYNPIGDGKYDQCNKQAEENYIRQLENAGVTVMVRRSRGGDIDAACGQLANKNTD, encoded by the coding sequence ATGAAAGACATCCGTACTTTATCACTTGACCAGCTTAAAGACTACTTTGCCACGCTAGGCGAAAAGCCGTTCCGTGCGAAGCAGGTATATGACTGGCTGTGGAGCAAGAACCTCCATTCGATTGAAGAGATGACGAATCTTTCAAAATCCCTCCGTGAAAGAATTGCCGAGGAATATACCATTAATCCCGTTTCCGTTGACCAGCTTCAGAAAAGCACGGACGGAACCATTAAAAACGGGGTGAAACTCCATGACGGTTTATTGGTAGAATCCGTTCTGATTCCTACCGAAACCCGGACAACAGCCTGTGTGTCTTCCCAGGTGGGATGCTCGCTGAACTGTGAATTCTGTGCCACCGCAAGGCTCAAAAGGATGAGGAACCTTGAAGTAGCCGAAATTGTGGACCAGGTAGCGCTTATCGACAGCCAGAGCAAAATGTATTTTAACAGGCCCCTTTCCAATATTGTTTTCATGGGAATGGGAGAGCCGATGATGAACTACAAAAACGTAGTGGAAGCCATCCGCAAGATTACACAGCCGGAAGGCCTGGGCATGTCGCCCAGAAGGATTACCGTATCCACTTCCGGGATTCCTAAGATGATTAAAATGCTGGCCGATGATGACCTCAGGGTGAAACTTGCCCTTTCCCTGCACTCCGCTATTGAAGCGAAACGGAATGAAATCATGCCGTTTTCCGATAAATTTCCGTTGACGGAAATCATGGAAGCCCTTCAGTACTGGTACCAGAAGACCGGTTCCGTTGTTACTTTTGAATATTGTGTCTGGAAAGACATCAACGATAAGGATGAAGACATTAAAGCCCTGATCAGGTACTGCAAGCAGATCCCTTCCAAGGTGAACCTGATCCAGTATAACCCGATCGGCGACGGAAAGTACGACCAGTGCAACAAACAGGCGGAAGAAAATTACATCCGTCAGCTTGAAAATGCCGGCGTGACCGTAATGGTGAGGAGAAGCCGCGGAGGTGATATTGATGCCGCTTGCGGACAGCTGGCCAATAAAAATACCGATTAA
- a CDS encoding sterol desaturase family protein — MTDYFWGENGLEYIYSWSVPVLVVIIIAEMAYSHISETRLYSGKDVATNIYLALLNFGLDFIMKAFAMGVMFFFYNHRFFSWDFTAGYLLACFVVTDFAYYVLHYIDHHSRAFWAVHITHHSSEYFNLTTGFRSPVFQPLYRYLYFSPLAFLGFNPWHIMVVYAIGQVYGTWVHTQTVKNMGILEYILVTPSHHRVHHACNIRYLDRNMGMCLIIWDKIFGTFEKEDPAIPIKYGIYPKMPDNKPDTVLLYEWRKIWRDIRQPGLHFSDRINYIFNSPGWRHDGTGKTVRQYQKEHKEKKDLKNQENQKKLAELHAAESKI, encoded by the coding sequence ATGACGGATTATTTCTGGGGTGAAAACGGGCTTGAGTACATCTATTCATGGTCTGTTCCGGTACTTGTCGTAATTATCATTGCCGAAATGGCCTACAGCCATATTTCGGAAACCAGACTGTACAGCGGGAAAGATGTGGCCACCAATATTTATCTCGCCCTGCTGAATTTCGGTCTGGACTTTATCATGAAGGCATTTGCAATGGGCGTAATGTTTTTCTTTTACAATCACAGGTTCTTTTCATGGGATTTTACAGCAGGATACCTGCTGGCCTGCTTTGTGGTTACGGATTTTGCCTATTATGTCCTGCATTATATCGATCACCATTCCAGGGCATTCTGGGCCGTGCACATTACACATCACAGCTCTGAATATTTTAACCTTACCACAGGCTTCCGGAGCCCGGTTTTTCAGCCGCTGTACCGGTACCTCTATTTTTCCCCACTGGCTTTCCTGGGTTTTAATCCATGGCATATTATGGTGGTATACGCCATAGGCCAGGTATACGGCACCTGGGTGCATACCCAAACGGTAAAAAACATGGGAATCCTGGAATATATTCTGGTAACGCCTTCCCATCACCGGGTGCACCATGCCTGCAATATCAGATACCTTGACCGGAATATGGGCATGTGCCTGATCATCTGGGATAAGATATTCGGAACTTTTGAAAAAGAAGATCCTGCCATTCCCATCAAATACGGGATTTACCCTAAAATGCCGGACAATAAACCGGATACCGTCCTTTTATACGAATGGCGTAAAATCTGGCGGGACATCAGGCAGCCGGGACTGCATTTTTCGGACAGGATCAATTATATCTTCAATTCCCCGGGATGGCGTCATGACGGGACGGGGAAAACGGTACGGCAGTACCAGAAAGAACATAAGGAAAAGAAGGATTTAAAAAATCAGGAGAATCAGAAAAAATTAGCAGAGCTCCATGCAGCGGAATCGAAGATTTAA
- a CDS encoding polyprenyl synthetase family protein, producing MANTVEEIKRPINEEMKLFEQKFYESMQSKVPLLDKVTRFIVTTKGKQMRPMFVFLCARLVGEVNEKTYRGASMIELIHTATLVHDDVVDESFKRRNFFSINALWKNKIAVLVGDFLLSKAVLLSTDHKDYDLLAVISRTIREMSEGELLQLEKARKLDITEDVYYEIIRQKTATLIAACCEIGVLSNNADEKLAKKMMDFGTYTGMAFQIKDDLFDYLTSNVIGKPVGIDIKEQKMTLPLIHTLKTAGEKDRKYYFNTIKRYNNDQKRVKELISFVKTSGGLDYAVAVMKNFQQKAKDILDEFPDSEPKKSLQVMLDYVIERKF from the coding sequence GTGGCCAACACCGTAGAAGAAATCAAACGACCGATTAATGAGGAAATGAAGCTTTTCGAGCAGAAGTTTTATGAATCCATGCAGAGCAAAGTACCTTTATTAGATAAAGTCACCCGTTTTATCGTGACCACCAAAGGAAAGCAGATGCGCCCGATGTTTGTGTTTCTCTGTGCCAGGCTGGTAGGGGAAGTCAATGAAAAAACCTACCGCGGAGCGTCCATGATCGAACTGATCCATACGGCTACGCTGGTTCATGATGATGTGGTGGATGAAAGCTTCAAACGGCGTAATTTCTTTTCCATCAATGCGCTGTGGAAGAATAAAATTGCAGTTCTGGTAGGGGATTTCCTTCTGTCTAAAGCCGTACTGCTTTCAACGGACCATAAAGATTATGACCTGCTTGCCGTGATTTCAAGAACGATCCGTGAAATGTCCGAAGGTGAACTGTTGCAGCTGGAAAAGGCGAGAAAGCTTGATATTACCGAAGATGTTTATTACGAGATCATTCGTCAAAAGACCGCGACATTAATTGCAGCCTGCTGTGAAATCGGGGTCTTATCCAATAATGCAGATGAAAAGCTGGCGAAAAAGATGATGGATTTCGGGACGTATACCGGAATGGCTTTCCAGATCAAGGATGACCTTTTCGATTACCTTACTTCCAACGTCATCGGTAAACCGGTAGGCATCGATATCAAGGAACAGAAAATGACGCTGCCTTTGATCCATACTTTAAAAACAGCCGGCGAGAAAGACCGGAAATATTATTTCAACACCATCAAACGGTATAACAATGACCAGAAAAGGGTAAAGGAACTGATCAGTTTCGTGAAAACTTCAGGCGGACTGGATTATGCGGTTGCTGTCATGAAAAACTTTCAGCAGAAAGCAAAAGACATCCTGGATGAATTCCCGGATTCCGAGCCCAAAAAATCTTTGCAGGTCATGCTGGACTATGTAATTGAAAGGAAGTTTTAA
- a CDS encoding transketolase C-terminal domain-containing protein — translation MQTTYIETQQISFQDFKNQILEDYKLGRISREMSYLGRREVLTGKAKFGIFGDGKELPQLAMAKVFRDGDFRSGYYRDQTFSLAVDALTVESFFAQLYADTSVEREPASAGRQMNGHFATRSLHEDGSWKDLTAQKNISSDISPTAGQMPRLLGLAQASKIYKTVQFEGSEKFSKGGNEIAFGTIGDASTAEGHFWETLNAACALQVPMVVSIWDDGYGISVPTMKQRAKADISEMLSGFQRKEGEFQGCEIIQVKAWDYPALLDAYARAEQFARVESVPVVVHVIEVTQPQGHSTSGSHERYKNEERLAWESRFDGLVKFREWILNYSIEIDGKEQIIASPEELEAIDEEAKKKVKTGQKNAWENYQKTITELAFSVLPLVENLKGQHADIETHVNQYNKLVSKAKKDVFHLVRKSLLATRGTDSAERNQLMQKYNEIFEVEKDNYSSHLYSQSQWKAENVKEIKPVYSDSSEDVDGRVVVRNNFDKIFEKYPETLVFGEDAGNIGDVNQGLEGMQEKYGELRVADTGIREATILGQGIGMAMRGLRPIAEIQYLDYILYCLQGMSDDLATVQYRTKGGQKAPVIIRTRGHRLEGVWHSGSPMAGILNLSKGILVLVPRNLTKAAGFYNTMLQSDDPAVIVECLNGYRLKEKQPDNLGEFTVPVGKIEVTREGKDVTLVTYGSTWRIVTEAAEELEKLGISAEVIDVQSLIPFDLSHEIAESVKRTNRLVVIDEDVQGGTSAFILQQILEKQKAFRYLDSDPLTIAANDHRPAYASDGDYFSKPSADDMVERIYALFNETNPQKYPAIF, via the coding sequence ATGCAGACAACTTATATTGAAACACAACAGATTTCTTTTCAAGATTTTAAAAATCAGATACTTGAAGATTATAAGCTTGGGAGGATTTCCCGCGAAATGTCTTATCTGGGAAGGAGGGAAGTGTTAACGGGAAAAGCTAAATTCGGGATTTTCGGAGATGGTAAGGAGCTTCCCCAACTGGCAATGGCGAAGGTTTTCAGAGATGGGGATTTCCGTTCGGGATATTACAGAGACCAGACTTTTTCATTGGCGGTAGATGCACTAACGGTTGAAAGTTTCTTTGCCCAGTTGTATGCCGATACCAGTGTGGAAAGGGAGCCTGCTTCTGCAGGAAGACAAATGAACGGGCATTTTGCCACCAGAAGTTTACATGAAGACGGAAGCTGGAAAGACCTGACAGCCCAGAAGAATATTTCTTCAGACATTTCCCCTACCGCAGGGCAGATGCCAAGGTTGCTGGGACTGGCACAGGCCTCAAAAATATATAAAACCGTACAGTTTGAAGGCTCTGAAAAGTTTTCAAAAGGCGGAAATGAGATTGCTTTCGGGACTATCGGGGATGCTTCTACCGCAGAAGGCCATTTCTGGGAAACGCTGAATGCCGCATGTGCGCTTCAGGTTCCTATGGTGGTTTCCATCTGGGATGACGGTTACGGAATTTCGGTTCCTACCATGAAGCAGAGGGCGAAAGCGGATATTTCTGAAATGCTGAGCGGTTTCCAGAGAAAGGAAGGTGAATTCCAGGGTTGTGAAATTATCCAGGTAAAAGCGTGGGATTATCCGGCTTTGCTGGATGCCTATGCAAGAGCCGAGCAGTTTGCAAGGGTGGAAAGTGTTCCTGTAGTTGTCCATGTGATTGAGGTAACACAGCCTCAGGGCCACTCAACTTCAGGGTCGCATGAACGATATAAAAACGAAGAGCGCCTGGCATGGGAATCCCGGTTTGACGGCCTGGTGAAATTCAGGGAATGGATTCTGAACTATTCCATTGAAATTGACGGAAAAGAACAGATCATTGCCAGCCCGGAAGAACTGGAAGCCATTGACGAGGAAGCTAAGAAGAAAGTAAAGACCGGGCAGAAAAATGCATGGGAAAATTATCAGAAAACCATAACGGAACTGGCTTTTTCGGTTCTGCCTTTGGTGGAGAATCTAAAAGGTCAGCATGCTGACATTGAAACCCATGTTAACCAGTATAATAAGTTGGTTTCCAAAGCTAAGAAAGACGTTTTCCATCTGGTAAGAAAATCTTTGCTGGCGACAAGGGGAACAGATTCTGCTGAGAGAAATCAGTTGATGCAGAAATACAACGAGATTTTCGAAGTGGAGAAGGACAACTATTCTTCCCATTTATATTCCCAGTCTCAGTGGAAAGCTGAAAACGTAAAAGAAATCAAACCGGTTTATTCCGACAGCTCAGAAGATGTTGACGGAAGGGTAGTGGTAAGAAATAATTTCGATAAAATATTCGAGAAATATCCCGAAACTTTGGTATTTGGTGAAGATGCCGGAAATATCGGTGACGTAAACCAGGGCCTTGAGGGCATGCAGGAAAAATATGGTGAACTCCGTGTAGCAGATACGGGAATCCGTGAAGCTACCATTTTAGGCCAGGGGATCGGTATGGCCATGAGAGGCCTGAGACCTATTGCTGAAATCCAGTATCTGGACTATATCCTTTACTGTTTGCAGGGAATGAGCGATGACCTGGCAACGGTTCAGTACAGGACTAAAGGCGGCCAGAAAGCGCCGGTAATCATCAGGACAAGAGGCCACAGGCTGGAAGGCGTATGGCATTCCGGTTCTCCGATGGCAGGCATTTTAAACCTTTCCAAAGGAATTCTGGTTTTGGTGCCGAGAAACCTGACGAAAGCCGCCGGATTCTACAATACGATGCTTCAGAGCGATGATCCTGCGGTCATTGTTGAGTGCTTAAACGGTTACCGCTTAAAGGAAAAGCAGCCTGATAACTTAGGTGAATTTACGGTGCCTGTCGGGAAGATTGAGGTAACCAGAGAAGGAAAAGATGTGACGCTGGTAACCTACGGTTCCACCTGGAGGATTGTAACGGAAGCAGCAGAAGAGCTTGAAAAATTGGGGATTTCTGCAGAAGTTATTGATGTCCAGTCTTTAATTCCGTTCGATTTATCCCATGAAATAGCTGAAAGCGTGAAGAGAACGAATCGTCTGGTAGTAATTGACGAAGATGTGCAGGGCGGAACTTCAGCGTTTATCCTTCAGCAGATCTTAGAAAAGCAGAAAGCATTCAGGTACCTGGATTCTGATCCGCTGACGATTGCAGCAAATGACCACAGGCCGGCGTATGCAAGCGACGGCGATTATTTCAGCAAGCCTTCTGCAGATGATATGGTAGAAAGAATTTATGCCTTATTTAATGAAACCAATCCTCAGAAATATCCGGCGATATTTTAA
- a CDS encoding methyltransferase domain-containing protein, which yields MKITKLVILFNKQKILLGVIVSILLLGLSFLIASPPLILVLRILSGLIVLNIMASLVAAYILYDRSDLYELKSLEGIIDLEKTENAVLVHASFDPLSETLEQEYPGVHLTVCDIFENRHEKDKGIETSKKVFPPNPKEIKISPDRLPFENRSQDIILAVTALHEILDHEQRVLFFREAKRILKDGGVIIVSEQFRDLTNFIFFNIGAFHFLSEKQWKKAVAEAGLKIAENKKITPFANMLVIKK from the coding sequence ATGAAAATCACAAAACTCGTCATCCTCTTCAACAAACAGAAAATACTTCTGGGAGTTATAGTTTCAATCCTTTTGTTAGGGCTGTCATTCCTGATAGCATCACCACCTTTGATTTTAGTCTTAAGGATCCTGAGCGGCCTTATTGTGTTAAACATCATGGCTTCACTCGTTGCTGCTTATATTTTATACGACCGCTCTGACCTGTATGAATTAAAAAGTTTGGAAGGAATTATAGATTTGGAGAAAACCGAAAATGCCGTTCTCGTCCATGCAAGCTTTGACCCTTTGTCGGAAACCCTGGAACAGGAATATCCCGGTGTGCATTTAACCGTTTGTGATATTTTTGAAAACAGGCACGAAAAAGATAAAGGAATAGAAACGTCCAAAAAGGTTTTTCCGCCTAATCCTAAGGAAATTAAGATTTCACCGGACAGGCTGCCTTTTGAAAACCGGTCTCAGGATATTATTCTCGCGGTAACGGCCCTCCACGAAATTCTGGATCATGAACAGAGGGTTTTATTTTTCAGGGAAGCGAAACGGATTTTGAAAGACGGAGGCGTAATTATTGTCTCCGAACAGTTCCGGGATCTTACCAACTTTATTTTCTTTAACATCGGGGCATTCCATTTTTTAAGCGAAAAGCAATGGAAGAAAGCCGTTGCTGAAGCTGGCCTGAAGATTGCGGAGAATAAAAAAATTACACCTTTTGCGAATATGCTGGTAATTAAAAAATAA
- a CDS encoding GLPGLI family protein, whose product MYRIFFLLIINCLSAQKYRFVYEYKMKPDLNMKDSLITDYMNLDTDGKKSYFYNSTKFERDSAYRADQNFNAFIRFKKYDRNLNYIIEKDYEKRTIDFYDKFKSINLAISENEIPKWNIENEFVNIDHIHCQKATTNYKGRSWEAWFTKDYLISDGPYKFTGLPGIIVKLRDTENNHMFDLIQIKKIQSIDQFPTKTTKKITESQYRKLLKNSVFSSGEDVESIHANPKAGTLGVQLKDGYVGHFDYNELNKNRNINEELTKRLKRTSNPIEKD is encoded by the coding sequence ATGTACAGAATTTTTTTTCTATTAATCATCAATTGTCTTTCTGCACAAAAATACCGCTTTGTGTATGAATATAAGATGAAACCTGATCTCAATATGAAAGATTCGCTAATTACAGATTATATGAATCTTGACACAGACGGTAAAAAATCATATTTTTATAATTCAACCAAATTTGAAAGAGACTCGGCCTATCGTGCTGATCAAAACTTCAATGCGTTTATCAGATTCAAAAAATACGACAGAAATTTAAACTATATCATTGAGAAAGATTATGAAAAAAGAACCATCGATTTTTATGATAAGTTTAAAAGTATCAATCTGGCCATTTCAGAAAATGAAATCCCAAAATGGAACATTGAAAATGAATTTGTGAATATTGATCATATACATTGTCAAAAAGCAACCACAAACTATAAAGGAAGATCCTGGGAAGCCTGGTTTACAAAAGATTATCTTATTAGTGACGGCCCGTACAAATTCACAGGCCTCCCGGGAATAATAGTTAAATTAAGAGATACAGAGAATAATCATATGTTTGATCTGATTCAAATAAAAAAAATACAATCAATCGATCAGTTTCCAACGAAAACAACCAAAAAAATTACGGAGAGCCAATATAGAAAACTATTAAAAAATTCTGTTTTTAGTTCAGGAGAAGATGTGGAAAGCATTCATGCCAATCCAAAAGCGGGAACATTAGGCGTTCAGTTAAAAGACGGTTATGTAGGCCATTTTGATTATAATGAATTGAATAAGAACAGAAATATAAACGAAGAACTTACCAAACGGCTTAAAAGAACCAGTAATCCGATTGAAAAAGATTAA
- a CDS encoding helix-turn-helix domain-containing protein produces the protein MKYSCPLGKAMSALGSKWKPIIVLVIKDRKLRFGELAVRINVISRKVLTDQLREMQSDGLVIREEFKELPPRVEYSLTEKGLALLPILYLLEEWETKYHVYDPEKGKDCKMIDNKIKKAVI, from the coding sequence ATGAAATACAGCTGTCCGTTGGGAAAAGCAATGTCTGCGCTGGGAAGCAAGTGGAAACCGATCATTGTGCTGGTGATCAAAGACCGGAAGCTGCGTTTCGGGGAACTTGCCGTGCGCATCAATGTAATTTCAAGGAAGGTACTGACAGACCAGCTGCGGGAAATGCAGTCTGACGGATTGGTAATCCGCGAAGAATTTAAGGAACTCCCTCCGAGAGTGGAATATTCGCTGACGGAAAAAGGACTGGCACTGCTGCCGATTCTATATTTGCTGGAGGAATGGGAAACGAAATACCATGTTTATGATCCGGAGAAAGGTAAGGATTGCAAAATGATTGATAACAAAATAAAAAAAGCTGTTATTTGA
- a CDS encoding NADH:flavin oxidoreductase has translation MSTESLFKPFQYKNLQLNNRIVMAPMTRAQSDNGVPTQQIADYYARRAAAEVGLIISEGTVINRPASKNMQDIPDFYGTEALDGWKNVIDAVHEKGGKMGPQIWHVGDTRSSADYPLVNMEKASTMTREDIQDTIAQFAASAKSARDLGFDVLEIHGAHGYLIDQFFWEVTNTRTDEYGGKTLKERSRFAVDVVKAMRAAVGPDFTIIIRLSQWKQQEYSAKLAHTPEEMEEWLLPLKEAGVDIFHCSQRRFWEPEFEGSDLNFAGWAKKITGQPTITVGSVGLEGDFMSAFAGQGTEKTDLSELTRRLERGDFDLVAVGRALLQDPEWVKKIKEGKTEELLDFSAESMGVLY, from the coding sequence ATGAGCACAGAATCATTATTTAAACCTTTTCAATACAAAAATTTACAGCTTAACAATAGAATCGTAATGGCTCCGATGACCCGCGCACAGTCTGACAATGGTGTTCCAACGCAGCAGATTGCAGATTATTATGCACGGAGGGCAGCGGCAGAAGTGGGACTGATTATTTCCGAAGGAACGGTAATCAACAGGCCGGCTTCAAAAAACATGCAGGATATTCCGGATTTTTACGGTACAGAAGCTTTGGACGGCTGGAAAAACGTAATCGATGCCGTACATGAAAAAGGCGGTAAGATGGGGCCTCAGATCTGGCATGTGGGAGATACGAGAAGTTCTGCCGATTATCCTTTGGTGAATATGGAAAAAGCTTCTACCATGACACGGGAAGATATTCAGGATACCATTGCGCAGTTTGCCGCTTCCGCAAAATCTGCCAGGGATTTGGGGTTTGATGTTCTGGAAATCCACGGTGCCCACGGTTATCTGATTGACCAGTTTTTCTGGGAAGTAACCAATACAAGAACCGATGAATACGGAGGAAAAACGTTAAAGGAACGCAGCCGTTTTGCGGTAGATGTTGTAAAGGCCATGAGAGCGGCGGTAGGACCGGACTTCACCATCATCATCCGTCTTTCCCAATGGAAGCAGCAGGAATATTCCGCTAAACTGGCCCATACGCCTGAGGAAATGGAAGAATGGCTGCTGCCGCTGAAAGAAGCAGGGGTAGATATTTTCCACTGCTCGCAGAGGCGGTTCTGGGAACCGGAATTTGAAGGTTCCGACCTTAATTTTGCAGGCTGGGCGAAAAAAATTACCGGTCAGCCGACCATTACGGTAGGATCGGTAGGGCTTGAAGGGGATTTTATGTCGGCATTTGCAGGGCAGGGAACGGAGAAAACCGACTTGTCAGAGTTGACACGCAGGCTGGAAAGAGGCGACTTTGATCTGGTAGCGGTAGGAAGAGCATTATTACAGGACCCGGAATGGGTGAAAAAAATAAAAGAAGGGAAAACAGAAGAGCTTCTTGATTTCTCTGCAGAAAGCATGGGCGTACTCTATTAA